The Solanum lycopersicum chromosome 6, SLM_r2.1 genome has a window encoding:
- the LOC101259948 gene encoding probable serine/threonine-protein kinase At1g54610 isoform X1, whose translation MHLFDRIYCCRLMGCICSKGSSTDHDDVVEHEKEKEIQVDKSSVQLVAPSVREEIKEIVKPNVTSEDNGVTTKVDDDEKTRITERPKDGRFKRQSTMDFGLIRSRSRVVNMPHGGIGELCAAGWPLWLSSVAQEAIQGWVPRSAESFEKLNKIGQGTYSNVYKARDLETDKIVAMKKVKFVNMDPESVRFMAREICILRRLDHPNVMKLEALVTSRISGSIYLVFEYMEHDLAGLASAPGIKFTEPQIKCYMQQMLLGLEHCHSRGILHRDIKGSNLLIGDNGVLKIGDFGLATSFKPNQKQPLTSRVVTLWYRAPELLLGSTEYGVAIDMWSAGCILAELFTGKPIMPGRTEVEQMHKIFKLCGSPSEEYWSKSKLPLATSFKQQNPYKRGIADTFKDLPPTALALVDALLSIEPEKRGTASSALSSEFFKTNPLPCDPYSLPKYPPSKEYDTKVRDQEARRRKAEAGKAHGAETTKKSSGQAKEEPATEFNAHGQGQTSKGIRVKYNALEDNRAGFSIEPPALRYGLTHSNSVIHPNTSGYTWNNKAKDDSSAINERAYPASQHGVELSRQGSHKPRATGEFSNIRSRRDDRSSGGDSTVYVSKRSRLLHSGPLMSQGGSMEDMLKEHERQIQEAVRKACQDKTRPE comes from the exons ATGCATTTGTTTGATAGAATATATTGTTGTAGACTTATGGGCTGTATTTGTTCAAAGGGTTCCTCAACAGATCATGATGATGTTGTTGAacatgaaaaggaaaaagaaatacaagttGATAAATCTTCTGTACAGTTGGTTGCTCCATCAGTAAGGGAAGAGATTAAAGAAATAGTTAAACCCAATGTAACATCAGAAGATAATGGTGTAACAACAAAAGTTGATGATGATGAGAAAACTAGGATTACAGAGAGGCCTAAGGACGGACGATTCAAGAGACAATCGACGATGGATTTTGGACTGATACGATCAAGGTCTCGAGTTGTTAACATGCCTCATGGTGGAATAGGGGAGCTCTGTGCTGCAGGTTGGCCATTATGGCTAAGTTCAGTTGCACAAGAGGCTATTCAAGGGTGGGTTCCTCGAAGTGCAGAatcatttgaaaaattgaaCAAA ATTGGTCAAGGAACATATAGTAATGTCTACAAGGCCCGTGACCTTGAAACCGACAAAATTGTTGCaatgaagaaagtaaaattTGTCAATATGGATCCAGAGAGTGTTCGTTTTATGGCAAGAGAGATTTGTATTTTGCGTAGATTGGACCATCCAAATGTAATGAAACTTGAGGCTTTGGTCACATCCAGGATTTCAGGCAGCATATATCTTGTATTCGAATACATGGAGCACGATCTTGCTGGACTTGCATCAGCACCTGGGATCAAGTTCACTGAACCACAG ATAAAGTGTTATATGCAACAAATGCTTTTGGGACTCGAACACTGTCATAGTCGGGGTATACTTCATCGAGACATTAAGGGTTCAAATCTTTTAATTGGTGATAATGGTGTTCTAAAGATCGGAGACTTTGGTCTGGCGACGTCTTTTAAGCCCAACCAAAAGCAGCCATTAACAAGTCGTGTCGTAACACTGTGGTATAGGGCTCCTGAGCTTTTGCTCGGTTCAACAGAGTATGGAGTGGCCATTGATATGTGGAGTGCTGGCTGCATCCTTGCTGAATTATTTACTGGAAAGCCTATAATGCCTGGAAGAACAGAG GTGGAACAAATGCATAAAATCTTCAAGCTTTGTGGTTCACCTTCTGAGGAGTACTGGAGTAAATCAAAACTTCCACTTGCTACTAGTTTTAAGCAACAGAACCCATATAAGCGTGGTATTGCTGATACATTCAAGGACTTGCCTCCGACAGCTTTGGCTCTTGTTGATGCCTTACTTTCAATAGAACCAGAAAAGCGCGGCACTGCTTCTTCTGCACTCAGTAGTGAG tTCTTCAAAACGAATCCCCTACCTTGTGATCCATATAGTTTACCAAAGTATCCTCCGAGCAAGGAATACGATACTAAGGTTCGAGATCAAGAAGCAAGAAG GCGAAAGGCTGAGGCTGGAAAAGCACATGGAGCCGAAACAACTAAGAAGTCATCGGGACAAGCAAAGGAAGAACCGGCAACAGAATTCAATGCTCACGGACAG GGACAGACGAGCAAAGGCATCAGAGTGAAATACAATGCTCTCGAGGACAATAGAGCTGGTTTCTCTATAGAGCCACCAGCATTGAGATACGGACTCACTCATTCTAATTCGGTGATCCATCCTAATACATCTGGTTACACATGGAACAACAAAGCAAAGGATGATTCAAGTGCAATCAATGAACGGGCATATCCCGCTTCCCAACATGGTGTAGAGCTTTCAAGGCAAGGTTCTCACAAGCCTCGAGCTACAGGAGAGTTTTCAAACATTCGTTCAAGGAGAGATGATAGGTCATCTGGTGGAGATTCCACG GTTTATGTGTCCAAGAGAAGCAGACTCCTGCACTCTGGACCACTAATGTCACAAGGGGGAAGTATGGAAGACATGTTAAAGGAACATGAGAGACAAATTCAAGAAGCAGTTCGGAAAGCATGTCAAGACAAGACAAGGCCCGAATAG
- the LOC101260242 gene encoding 11-beta-hydroxysteroid dehydrogenase B has protein sequence MMDLVNSVLNFVVPPASLVMLAFSWPALYFINTCERMYNSFFGEDMEDKIVIITGASSGIGEQIAYEYAKKKAHLVLVARRETRLWGISENARALGAKSVVITAADVVKEADCRRFITETVNLYGRVDHLVNTASLGHTFYLEEATDTNVFPILMDINFWGNVYPTYVALPYLRQSRGRVIVNASVESWLPLPRMSLYAAAKAALVNFYETLRFEVDGDVGVTIATHGWIGTEMTGGRFMLEEGAEMQWKEEREVHASGSSVEDFAKLIVSGACRGDPYVKYPSWYDIFLLYRVFTPNVLQWTFRLLLSNQSVRKTSLIGTGRPLLESSSPPRMQPIPETSSPPRQPSSESSSPRRQPLSGSSSPQHPSASPRRRMGPVPVQQD, from the exons ATGATGGATTTGGTGAATTCAGTGCTTAATTTTGTGGTGCCACCAGCAAGTTTGGTTATGTTGGCTTTTTCATGGCCTGCTTTGTATTTCATCAACACTTGTGAGAGGATGTACAACTCGTTCTTTGGTGAAGACATGGAGGACAAAATCGTCATCATCACTGGAGCTTCTTCTGGTATTGGAGag CAAATTGCATATGAATATGCAAAGAAGAAAGCTCATCTGGTTCTGGTTGCACGAAGAGAAACCAGACTCTGGGGAATTAGCGAGAATGCGAGGGCATTAGGTGCAAAAAGTGTTGTTATAACAGCTGCAGATGTTGTCAAGGAAGCTGATTGTAGGAGATTCATTACTGAGACCGTAAACTTATACGGGCGTG TGGATCATCTTGTAAATACAGCAAGTTTGGGTCATACCTTCTACCTAGAAGAAGCCACAGATACAAATGTCTTCCCCATTTTGATG GATATCAATTTTTGGGGAAATGTGTATCCTACCTATGTTGCACTACCTTATCTGCGACAAAGCAGAGGCCGAGTCATAGTCAATGCTTCAGTAGAGAGTTGGTTGCCCTTGCCAAGGATGAGCTTATATGCA GCAGCGAAAGCAGCACTTGTAAATTTTTATGAGACCTTGAGATTCGAGGTGGACGGTGACGTAGGGGTCACAATAGCGACACACGGATGGATTGGGACTGAAATGACAGGTGGAAGATTCATGCTAGAGGAAGGTGCTGAGATGCAGTGGAAGGAAGAAAGAGAA GTTCATGCATCTGGAAGTTCAGTGGAGGACTTTGCAAAGTTGATTGTATCAGGGGCATGCCGAGGAGATCCATACGTGAAATATCCGAGTTGGTACGACATTTTCCTTCTCTATAGAGTATTCACACCAAATGTTCTCCAATGGACGTTTCGGCTGTTACTTTCAAACCAAAGTGTCCGGAAAACTTCCCTCATTGGCACCGGAAGGCCTCTTCTTGAGTCATCCTCTCCTCCTCGGATGCAGCCTATTCCTGAGACATCCTCTCCTCCACGACAGCCTTCCTCTGAGTCGTCATCTCCTCGAAGACAGCCTCTTTCTGGTTCATCCTCTCCTCAGCATCCATCCGCTTCTCCTCGGAGACGTATGGGGCCTGTTCCTGTTCAGCAGGATTGA
- the LOC101259948 gene encoding probable serine/threonine-protein kinase At1g09600 isoform X2: MAKFSCTRGYSRIGQGTYSNVYKARDLETDKIVAMKKVKFVNMDPESVRFMAREICILRRLDHPNVMKLEALVTSRISGSIYLVFEYMEHDLAGLASAPGIKFTEPQIKCYMQQMLLGLEHCHSRGILHRDIKGSNLLIGDNGVLKIGDFGLATSFKPNQKQPLTSRVVTLWYRAPELLLGSTEYGVAIDMWSAGCILAELFTGKPIMPGRTEVEQMHKIFKLCGSPSEEYWSKSKLPLATSFKQQNPYKRGIADTFKDLPPTALALVDALLSIEPEKRGTASSALSSEFFKTNPLPCDPYSLPKYPPSKEYDTKVRDQEARRRKAEAGKAHGAETTKKSSGQAKEEPATEFNAHGQGQTSKGIRVKYNALEDNRAGFSIEPPALRYGLTHSNSVIHPNTSGYTWNNKAKDDSSAINERAYPASQHGVELSRQGSHKPRATGEFSNIRSRRDDRSSGGDSTVYVSKRSRLLHSGPLMSQGGSMEDMLKEHERQIQEAVRKACQDKTRPE, encoded by the exons ATGGCTAAGTTCAGTTGCACAAGAGGCTATTCAAGG ATTGGTCAAGGAACATATAGTAATGTCTACAAGGCCCGTGACCTTGAAACCGACAAAATTGTTGCaatgaagaaagtaaaattTGTCAATATGGATCCAGAGAGTGTTCGTTTTATGGCAAGAGAGATTTGTATTTTGCGTAGATTGGACCATCCAAATGTAATGAAACTTGAGGCTTTGGTCACATCCAGGATTTCAGGCAGCATATATCTTGTATTCGAATACATGGAGCACGATCTTGCTGGACTTGCATCAGCACCTGGGATCAAGTTCACTGAACCACAG ATAAAGTGTTATATGCAACAAATGCTTTTGGGACTCGAACACTGTCATAGTCGGGGTATACTTCATCGAGACATTAAGGGTTCAAATCTTTTAATTGGTGATAATGGTGTTCTAAAGATCGGAGACTTTGGTCTGGCGACGTCTTTTAAGCCCAACCAAAAGCAGCCATTAACAAGTCGTGTCGTAACACTGTGGTATAGGGCTCCTGAGCTTTTGCTCGGTTCAACAGAGTATGGAGTGGCCATTGATATGTGGAGTGCTGGCTGCATCCTTGCTGAATTATTTACTGGAAAGCCTATAATGCCTGGAAGAACAGAG GTGGAACAAATGCATAAAATCTTCAAGCTTTGTGGTTCACCTTCTGAGGAGTACTGGAGTAAATCAAAACTTCCACTTGCTACTAGTTTTAAGCAACAGAACCCATATAAGCGTGGTATTGCTGATACATTCAAGGACTTGCCTCCGACAGCTTTGGCTCTTGTTGATGCCTTACTTTCAATAGAACCAGAAAAGCGCGGCACTGCTTCTTCTGCACTCAGTAGTGAG tTCTTCAAAACGAATCCCCTACCTTGTGATCCATATAGTTTACCAAAGTATCCTCCGAGCAAGGAATACGATACTAAGGTTCGAGATCAAGAAGCAAGAAG GCGAAAGGCTGAGGCTGGAAAAGCACATGGAGCCGAAACAACTAAGAAGTCATCGGGACAAGCAAAGGAAGAACCGGCAACAGAATTCAATGCTCACGGACAG GGACAGACGAGCAAAGGCATCAGAGTGAAATACAATGCTCTCGAGGACAATAGAGCTGGTTTCTCTATAGAGCCACCAGCATTGAGATACGGACTCACTCATTCTAATTCGGTGATCCATCCTAATACATCTGGTTACACATGGAACAACAAAGCAAAGGATGATTCAAGTGCAATCAATGAACGGGCATATCCCGCTTCCCAACATGGTGTAGAGCTTTCAAGGCAAGGTTCTCACAAGCCTCGAGCTACAGGAGAGTTTTCAAACATTCGTTCAAGGAGAGATGATAGGTCATCTGGTGGAGATTCCACG GTTTATGTGTCCAAGAGAAGCAGACTCCTGCACTCTGGACCACTAATGTCACAAGGGGGAAGTATGGAAGACATGTTAAAGGAACATGAGAGACAAATTCAAGAAGCAGTTCGGAAAGCATGTCAAGACAAGACAAGGCCCGAATAG